The following are encoded together in the Anopheles nili chromosome 3, idAnoNiliSN_F5_01, whole genome shotgun sequence genome:
- the LOC128724803 gene encoding endocuticle structural glycoprotein SgAbd-2-like, with protein sequence MKTFIALFAVVAVASAIGDYHHYEPTGAPIKIVHSESHHGHDGSYKFGYESANGIAAQEQGFVKNGGSKDHEVQVAHGSFSYTDPHGHPVSLSYVADEHGFQPKGSHIPTPPPVPKELIDAYAKAASQPHYEEPQPQQHYAPQPTYKHY encoded by the exons ATGAAAACG TTCATCGCCCTGTTCGCCGTTGTGGCCGTGGCCAGCGCCATCGGTGATTATCATCACTACGAACCGACTGGAGCACCGATCAAGATCGTCCACAGCGAGTCCCACCACGGGCACGATGGAAGCTACAAGTTTGGATACGAATCGGCCAACGGAATCGCCGCTCAGGAGCAGGGCTTCGTGAAGAACGGTGGCAGCAAGGATCACGAGGTGCAGGTCGCTCACGGATCCTTCTCGTACACGGACCCGCACGGACATCCGGTGTCGCTGAGCTACGTTGCCGATGAGCACGGTTTCCAGCCGAAAGGATCGCACATCCCGACGCCACCGCCAGTCCCAAAGGAGCTGATCGATGCCTACGCCAAGGCCGCTAGCCAGCCTCACTACGAGGAACCTCAGCCACAGCAGCACTACGCTCCCCAGCCCACCTACAAGCACTACTAA